From a region of the Rhodovulum sp. P5 genome:
- a CDS encoding tyrosine-type recombinase/integrase, translating into MRRWPEDGDELIEHYIARLPLNYAITPIYYRQALNSFRQVALRFGATDRQAFEYWLRERGEVWARSTVKNRARIVTRFLDALADEGRIGSSPISDLRRDYNAHSDTGVIRALMAPDPNQALEALRQPRPFESSLGELMRNHVERMQRRGYRYEAADVICRRFDRFLQRRPDLDGQPLEIMLENYRRTKTTANHPAECEKLARILNKALCHDDPSRPKRQSDNRPAKQVARGWRRPYIYSSEEIQKLLAIARTYPSPRAPSRPINLYTMLVLAYCAGLRIGEIARLTLGDVDMQAGTIAVRETKFFKSRILPLSDSAMDALRVLLEAREKAKVSRSPEAGLFWHDQKNRYYCRATISDHLVAILRMAGLKPVTGKTGPRIHDLRHTFVVHRILEWYRQGVNPQEKLPYLATYLGHRDINSTLVYITVTQELLHEASERFRAFASPGNADPAEVAS; encoded by the coding sequence ATGAGGCGTTGGCCCGAGGATGGCGATGAGCTCATCGAGCACTACATCGCCCGGCTTCCATTGAACTATGCGATAACGCCAATTTACTATCGGCAAGCGCTGAACAGCTTCCGGCAGGTGGCGTTGCGGTTTGGCGCAACCGACCGGCAAGCATTTGAATACTGGTTGCGCGAGCGCGGCGAGGTCTGGGCCCGTTCAACGGTGAAGAACCGCGCCCGTATTGTTACCCGCTTCCTTGATGCCCTGGCGGATGAAGGAAGGATTGGGAGCAGTCCGATCTCCGACCTTCGCCGTGACTATAATGCCCACAGTGACACGGGGGTAATACGGGCTTTGATGGCCCCTGATCCCAATCAGGCACTCGAGGCGTTGCGGCAACCTCGACCGTTCGAAAGTTCATTGGGAGAGCTGATGCGCAACCATGTCGAGCGGATGCAGCGCAGGGGCTACCGGTATGAGGCGGCCGACGTCATTTGCCGCAGGTTCGACCGCTTTCTGCAGCGAAGGCCCGATCTTGATGGCCAGCCGCTGGAGATCATGCTTGAGAACTACCGCAGGACAAAGACGACCGCGAACCATCCGGCCGAATGCGAGAAATTGGCCCGTATCCTGAACAAGGCACTGTGCCATGACGATCCATCACGTCCCAAACGGCAATCGGACAACCGGCCAGCGAAACAGGTCGCTCGCGGCTGGCGGCGCCCCTATATCTACAGCTCCGAGGAAATCCAGAAACTGCTTGCGATCGCCCGGACCTACCCGTCGCCGCGCGCACCCTCGCGTCCGATCAACCTATATACCATGCTGGTTCTGGCCTATTGCGCCGGATTGCGCATCGGCGAGATTGCAAGGCTGACGCTTGGCGACGTTGACATGCAGGCCGGAACCATCGCGGTCCGGGAGACGAAGTTCTTCAAGTCCCGCATTCTGCCGCTGTCGGACAGCGCGATGGATGCTCTGCGCGTGCTTCTCGAAGCGCGGGAGAAGGCCAAGGTCTCTCGCAGCCCCGAAGCTGGCTTGTTCTGGCACGATCAAAAGAACCGCTATTACTGTCGGGCAACTATCAGCGATCACCTTGTTGCCATTCTGCGCATGGCAGGCCTCAAACCGGTCACGGGCAAGACCGGGCCGCGCATCCATGACCTGCGCCATACCTTTGTCGTTCACCGGATCCTCGAATGGTACCGACAAGGCGTGAATCCGCAGGAAAAGCTGCCGTATCTTGCAACATATCTCGGCCACCGGGATATCAACTCCACGCTGGTCTACATCACGGTGACGCAGGAACTGTTGCATGAAGCGAGCGAGCGGTTCCGGGCCTTCGCCTCGCCTGGCAACGCTGATCCG
- a CDS encoding site-specific integrase, whose product MSSSKPEELSKLRDTLHRQRYSLTVIHNYCLYAGQFLAYLEEHAIDLRDVTPDFVAEYLRHAVRQFQRDRGRAPGSSWASIPRSGIHALLRSALPEWPPAPPAANEAERVARETCDQYEQWLRVERGLAEPSIKALMWEARHFCKWFVQRYEKVGLADLSVRDVDAYMDIRAPGLTRKSLKDVAERLRGFLRHLHRGKLHPDDLSGHVIAPLLYAYEGIPSILTADQIAAVLELAGQDSSPLGLRDHAILQLLANYGLRSGEVGRLQIEDINWRADTIRVQRSKSNASDVLPLMEPVGEAILRYLRDGRPDTNVRTIFVRSRAPYQAMMAGGLYGVVKRRLANAGIELAGKRGPHIFRHARAVSMLRASTPRKIIGDVLGHRSPESTAPYLKLATEDLRAIAINLPGREVRQ is encoded by the coding sequence ATGTCATCATCGAAACCTGAGGAGCTTTCGAAGCTTCGCGACACCCTGCACCGGCAGCGTTACAGCCTGACGGTCATTCACAATTATTGCCTCTATGCCGGTCAATTCCTCGCTTATCTGGAGGAGCACGCGATTGACCTGCGCGACGTCACCCCGGACTTTGTCGCCGAATACTTGCGCCACGCAGTCCGGCAGTTTCAACGGGACCGCGGGCGCGCACCAGGGTCCAGTTGGGCATCGATCCCGCGGTCGGGCATTCATGCCTTGCTGCGCTCCGCTTTGCCAGAATGGCCGCCAGCGCCGCCTGCCGCAAACGAAGCAGAGCGCGTCGCCCGCGAGACCTGCGACCAGTATGAGCAATGGCTAAGGGTCGAACGCGGCCTGGCAGAACCTTCGATCAAGGCGCTGATGTGGGAAGCGCGTCATTTTTGCAAATGGTTCGTCCAGCGGTACGAAAAAGTCGGTCTTGCCGATCTGAGCGTGCGCGACGTCGATGCTTACATGGATATCAGGGCGCCGGGATTGACTCGCAAATCGCTCAAGGACGTGGCCGAACGGTTGCGCGGCTTCCTGCGCCATCTACACCGGGGCAAGTTGCATCCGGATGACCTCTCGGGTCATGTGATTGCCCCGCTCCTCTACGCCTACGAGGGCATTCCGTCGATCCTGACTGCGGATCAGATCGCGGCGGTTCTTGAGCTTGCGGGGCAGGACAGTTCGCCCTTGGGATTACGTGACCACGCGATCCTGCAGCTTCTTGCCAATTACGGCCTTCGGTCCGGCGAGGTCGGCCGATTGCAGATCGAGGATATCAACTGGCGGGCCGATACCATTCGGGTACAGCGCTCCAAATCCAATGCCTCGGACGTGCTGCCCCTGATGGAACCCGTGGGGGAAGCGATCCTGCGTTACTTGCGGGACGGTCGTCCGGACACGAATGTGCGCACCATCTTCGTGCGGAGCCGTGCGCCTTATCAGGCGATGATGGCGGGCGGCCTCTATGGTGTGGTCAAACGGCGCCTCGCTAACGCCGGAATTGAGCTTGCTGGCAAGCGCGGACCGCATATCTTCCGTCACGCCCGTGCGGTCAGCATGCTGAGGGCATCCACCCCGCGCAAGATCATCGGCGATGTCCTTGGCCACCGATCCCCGGAATCGACAGCTCCCTATCTGAAGCTTGCCACCGAAGACCTGCGTGCAATTGCCATCAACCTTCCAGGTCGGGAGGTGAGACAATGA
- a CDS encoding helix-turn-helix domain-containing protein has protein sequence MLGSSSADHLQILPATIVSLSKTYADGYVSQRHQHTRVQIMHAISGLMLAETTGANWAVPAGYGLIIPPETPHQTRMVGEVELRSIYISVADQVAGSRPPCRIIAMSELMSALVLRLCQMDNRDDGTGRVSYLTQFILLELADAPDAPLALPFPHSDGLRDVCSRLLADPSIYHGIDHWAEQCGMSRSTFTRAFRRETGLSFDAWRQRLRCQAAREYMARGVSLARVAQAVGYTSPYTLKRVLEKLG, from the coding sequence ATGCTTGGATCATCTTCAGCGGACCATCTGCAGATTTTGCCTGCTACTATTGTCAGTCTCAGCAAGACCTATGCTGACGGCTATGTCTCTCAACGCCACCAGCACACACGCGTCCAAATCATGCACGCCATCTCCGGGCTGATGCTTGCCGAAACGACTGGCGCAAACTGGGCTGTGCCCGCCGGCTATGGGCTGATCATTCCCCCAGAGACCCCGCATCAAACCCGTATGGTTGGCGAGGTTGAGCTGCGTTCCATCTACATTTCCGTGGCGGATCAGGTGGCCGGGTCCCGGCCCCCCTGCAGGATCATCGCTATGTCCGAGTTGATGTCGGCTCTAGTGCTGCGCTTGTGCCAGATGGACAATCGAGACGACGGTACGGGCAGGGTATCCTACCTAACGCAATTCATCCTTCTGGAGCTTGCAGATGCGCCGGACGCCCCGCTGGCCTTGCCGTTTCCGCACAGTGACGGGCTTCGCGACGTCTGTTCAAGGTTGCTGGCCGATCCCTCAATTTATCATGGCATCGATCACTGGGCCGAACAATGCGGCATGAGCCGAAGCACATTCACGCGAGCATTCCGGCGCGAGACGGGTCTTAGCTTCGACGCCTGGAGACAACGGCTGCGTTGCCAGGCGGCACGTGAGTACATGGCCCGTGGGGTAAGCTTGGCACGCGTCGCACAAGCAGTTGGATACACTTCGCCTTACACATTGAAACGAGTGTTGGAGAAGCTTGGGTAA
- a CDS encoding HAD family hydrolase, translated as MPPKKTSVIVFDIDGTLTDSVAPHQAAFEAALRSFPFPALRTDWASYKHHSDSAIVQEAWEEAGFDGHPDMDGVEAQYRLALDNTICAHPILEIPGSSAFLSALEQTQWVACFATGSFRYGALRKLDALACPVDLDLLVTASEYQTREDIVAASIESARSRHSISDLDRVLSVGDGLWDLFTARNLGLEFLGVGGDRKADQLRAQDARVVADLAAGLELLDDLN; from the coding sequence ATGCCACCTAAGAAAACCTCCGTCATCGTCTTCGATATCGACGGCACACTGACCGACAGCGTTGCGCCTCACCAAGCTGCTTTCGAAGCTGCCTTGCGCAGTTTTCCATTCCCTGCGCTGCGGACGGACTGGGCCTCCTACAAGCACCATTCTGACAGCGCGATAGTTCAGGAAGCCTGGGAGGAAGCCGGGTTCGATGGCCACCCGGACATGGATGGGGTGGAGGCACAGTACCGGCTGGCGTTGGACAATACGATCTGCGCCCATCCAATCCTGGAGATCCCCGGGAGCTCCGCATTTCTATCAGCACTGGAGCAGACCCAATGGGTTGCTTGTTTCGCAACCGGGAGCTTTCGATACGGCGCATTGCGCAAACTGGATGCTCTTGCCTGCCCGGTTGATCTTGATCTACTCGTCACGGCATCCGAATACCAAACGAGGGAAGATATTGTCGCGGCCTCAATCGAGAGTGCGCGGAGCAGGCATTCCATTTCTGATTTGGATCGGGTTCTGTCGGTCGGAGATGGTTTGTGGGACCTATTCACGGCGAGGAACCTTGGGTTGGAATTTTTGGGTGTCGGCGGCGACAGGAAGGCAGACCAACTGCGGGCACAAGATGCCCGTGTGGTTGCCGATCTGGCGGCCGGCTTGGAATTGCTTGATGACTTGAACTGA
- a CDS encoding DUF3768 domain-containing protein, whose product MTITAQTQADRPDPSVIAAQNDAFRKLACLGVPPEQPIQGRMHVTRSLMEAGDGFMAEAVKAAGAFDTFEPENDPEGWHDFGAVEIRGETVFWKIDLYEADSDFRYGAETPDNPATTTRVLTIMLARDW is encoded by the coding sequence ATGACCATCACCGCACAAACCCAGGCAGACCGCCCTGATCCGAGTGTGATCGCAGCGCAGAACGACGCGTTTCGCAAGCTCGCCTGCCTCGGAGTGCCGCCCGAGCAGCCCATCCAGGGCCGGATGCATGTGACCCGCTCGCTTATGGAGGCCGGTGACGGCTTCATGGCCGAGGCGGTGAAAGCCGCAGGGGCGTTCGACACGTTCGAGCCCGAGAATGATCCCGAAGGCTGGCATGATTTCGGGGCGGTCGAGATCCGGGGCGAGACTGTGTTCTGGAAAATTGATCTCTATGAGGCAGACTCGGATTTCCGCTACGGCGCCGAGACCCCGGACAATCCCGCCACCACCACGCGCGTGCTGACCATCATGCTGGCGCGCGACTGGTAG